Proteins encoded by one window of candidate division WOR-3 bacterium:
- a CDS encoding TolC family protein, translating into MAKIMVIFFIPATFLVLLGESLDLNDLIDSALVYNLEIKAAQARYESSTQNSPFKTLMDPMFGIEFSNDMRMYSISQEFPFPTKLSSQYKIATTVAEKNFSLFEAKKNGVIKNVKELYGQLYIIRKEREIIEMVKENLEGIHSVTMRNYTLNRVSQTDVLQVEIGQTKLENEILNIKSEETLILAKLNQLLGRNSDDALIISTEISLDSVIIDTDSLYALALRYSPILKSLNIDREIAQRNLLLSKQEYLPDFMVKFEQGEMDFEFQNQKIMIGLTFPLWFLGKQRKMVDEMRAELRMAQVEYEAMELDIKRMIKELVIMLHNQRREINLYQNAIIPRIKSALKSVIRDYELNRVDIMTVLETQNMLIENELQYHRARINYFITFAELERIIGTDL; encoded by the coding sequence ATGGCAAAAATAATGGTAATATTCTTTATTCCCGCAACTTTCTTGGTTCTTTTGGGTGAATCACTTGATTTAAATGACCTTATTGATTCGGCATTGGTCTATAATTTAGAGATTAAGGCTGCCCAAGCTCGTTATGAATCGTCTACCCAGAATAGTCCATTCAAAACTTTAATGGACCCGATGTTTGGTATTGAATTTTCTAATGATATGCGGATGTATTCAATATCACAGGAGTTTCCGTTTCCGACAAAATTAAGTAGTCAATATAAAATCGCAACCACAGTCGCTGAAAAAAACTTTAGTCTTTTTGAGGCAAAGAAAAATGGAGTTATAAAAAATGTAAAAGAATTATATGGACAGTTATATATTATTCGGAAAGAAAGAGAGATAATAGAAATGGTAAAAGAGAACCTGGAAGGGATTCATTCCGTTACCATGAGAAATTATACGCTCAATCGTGTATCGCAGACCGATGTATTACAGGTAGAAATTGGTCAGACAAAATTAGAAAACGAGATTTTAAATATAAAAAGTGAAGAAACTTTGATATTGGCAAAATTAAACCAATTACTGGGCCGTAATTCAGATGACGCATTGATTATTTCTACAGAAATTTCTTTAGATTCAGTTATAATTGATACTGATAGTCTGTATGCATTAGCATTGAGATACAGTCCAATCTTAAAATCCCTCAACATAGATAGAGAGATTGCTCAAAGGAATCTCTTATTATCAAAGCAAGAATACCTGCCTGATTTTATGGTAAAATTTGAGCAGGGAGAGATGGATTTTGAATTTCAAAATCAGAAGATAATGATAGGACTGACCTTCCCATTATGGTTTTTGGGTAAACAACGGAAGATGGTTGATGAAATGAGGGCAGAGTTGAGGATGGCACAGGTAGAATATGAGGCGATGGAGTTAGACATAAAGCGGATGATAAAAGAACTCGTTATTATGCTTCACAATCAGAGACGCGAAATTAATCTCTATCAAAATGCAATCATCCCGAGGATTAAATCTGCATTAAAATCTGTGATACGGGACTATGAGTTAAACAGAGTTGATATAATGACTGTCTTAGAAACCCAGAATATGCTGATTGAAAACGAACTCCAGTACCACCGGGCAAGAATAAACTATTTCATAACCTTTGCTGAACTTGAGAGAATAATCGGCACTGATTTGTAG
- a CDS encoding RNA polymerase sigma factor has protein sequence MPQELPADNNPKEILRIDRLKEAIAHLSKEQAQVITLKFIQEYDNDEIAQIMGKSTGAIKSLQYRALKSLREYFIKKEKIEH, from the coding sequence TTGCCCCAGGAGTTGCCTGCGGATAATAATCCAAAGGAAATTTTAAGGATTGATAGATTAAAAGAGGCGATTGCACATCTTTCAAAAGAGCAGGCTCAGGTCATCACATTGAAATTTATTCAGGAATATGACAACGATGAGATTGCCCAGATTATGGGCAAATCTACGGGTGCAATCAAGTCTCTGCAATATCGTGCATTAAAATCATTAAGGGAATATTTCATAAAAAAGGAGAAGATAGAACATTAA
- a CDS encoding sigma factor: protein MKQCLIILKKAKEGDELALEELCREVYKWIYKYLYYRVKNEADCEELMSEVVIKMVRALKQQRGNFFARVYKIAANALIDYYRKGKYKLETSL, encoded by the coding sequence ATGAAACAATGCTTGATAATCTTAAAAAAGGCAAAGGAGGGCGATGAACTGGCACTTGAGGAATTGTGCCGGGAAGTCTATAAGTGGATATATAAATATCTGTATTACCGTGTCAAGAATGAGGCAGATTGCGAAGAATTGATGAGCGAGGTGGTTATAAAAATGGTAAGGGCACTTAAACAACAGAGAGGCAATTTCTTTGCTCGGGTTTATAAGATTGCCGCAAATGCATTGATTGACTATTATCGTAAAGGTAAATACAAATTAGAGACGAGTTTATGA
- the tpiA gene encoding triose-phosphate isomerase, with product MNPIIAGNWKMNKDPGESRVLVQRLLELAGDVKDRDVIICPPFTSLPAVAEIIKNSRFKLGAQNMHWERSGAFTGEISGLFLKSLGCAYVIIGHSERRHIMGETDEMINKKLKTALEIGLISIFCIGETEKEREEGRTEEVILHQLKEGLKDIESEVHKIIFAYEPVWAIGTGKTATPKQASEVHRFIRNQFKKQVTILYGGSVNAGNIDSLMAEKEIDGVLVGGASLKPEEFARIIKFQK from the coding sequence ATGAATCCAATCATTGCTGGAAACTGGAAGATGAATAAGGACCCCGGAGAGTCAAGGGTCCTTGTGCAGAGACTTTTAGAACTTGCTGGTGATGTGAAAGACCGGGATGTGATAATCTGTCCGCCATTTACATCTCTCCCCGCGGTCGCAGAAATCATCAAAAATTCACGATTCAAACTCGGTGCCCAGAATATGCACTGGGAAAGGAGTGGTGCATTCACAGGTGAGATCTCTGGATTATTCTTGAAATCATTGGGGTGCGCATATGTTATAATCGGACATTCAGAAAGGCGTCATATTATGGGCGAAACTGATGAAATGATAAACAAAAAGTTGAAGACCGCATTAGAGATTGGATTGATTTCAATTTTTTGCATAGGCGAGACCGAGAAAGAAAGAGAAGAAGGCAGGACCGAAGAAGTGATTTTGCATCAACTAAAAGAGGGATTAAAGGACATAGAATCCGAGGTCCACAAGATTATCTTTGCCTATGAGCCGGTCTGGGCAATAGGGACCGGAAAGACCGCAACACCAAAGCAGGCGAGCGAAGTCCATAGATTCATCCGCAACCAATTCAAAAAGCAGGTTACGATCCTTTATGGCGGTAGTGTGAATGCGGGTAATATTGATTCATTGATGGCAGAAAAAGAAATAGACGGTGTCCTGGTCGGTGGGGCAAGTCTAAAACCCGAAGAATTTGCAAGAATAATTAAATTCCAAAAATAA